Genomic window (Hymenobacter sp. BRD128):
CGACCAGCGCCGGGGCGGAAACGCGGGTGGGTGCGGTGCGCAACCCTTCCAGCCGGGTGAGTCGCTGGCCGGGTGCCACGAGCAATAGCCCCTCCAACGCGGCCTGTTGCGCGGGCGACAAGCGGCTACGGAGTTGGCGGTAGATGTGGCGGCCCGTCCGCTCGCGGACGCGCGCAATCAGGCGGGCCAGCACGGTCACGCCCGGCAGCACAACGCGCTGGGCCACCAGGTGCGCGGTCGCCAAATCAAAGAGCACGCTGGGCCGCACGGTGCTGGTGAGGACCTGAGCGTAGAGCCAGCGGGTCAGCCGGAATGCCCGTCGGCCGTCAAAAGCGTGGAAACCCAAGTAGGCCACAATATGCGCCTGGTGGTCGTGGAGCGTGTTCGGCCGGGTGTACCGGCCGTTCCAGGCATCGGCCGGCAGTTGAAGCTGCTGGGCCAGGGTTCGCACCACAACGGCCGGCACCTGCGTCGGGACGGGTAAAAACGTGCCCAAGAACCGCAGCGTACACATCTGCACGGCACCCCCAAGCCGGGTGTGGGCCCGGCGGTAGTCGGCCAGGAACTGCACGTCCTGGGGACTGAGGTAGAAGAACTGGGCCAGTTGCTCCGGGCTGGGGTCGGCGTGGTAGCGGCCGTAGCGGGCGGCCTGCTCGTCGCTCAGAAATTCTACGGGCATGGCAAAGAGCGAAAAAAACGCCCACGCGCGGGCACCGGAGTCGTTCTGCCAGCAGTTGGGCCGAGCGCTTGGGCCGCCACTAGTGCTTCGCGGGGCCGGTTAGGGGACGTGGTTGCCGGGCGGCCCGCGCCAGCAGCCCCACCCGGACGTACTGCACCAGCCCCGCGCGATTCCACCAGAACAGCCCCGCAGCCAGCGCGATGTACCCCCACCCCATGCCGGCGAGCAGCCGCACGCTACGGGCCTCGTCGTGCTGAAACACCCACGCCAGGACAAACTGCCCGCCGAACAGGACCAACAGGATGGCAGCGCTGGTTAAGCTCAGCCGCAGGCGCAAGAGCAGGGCCACGGCGAACAGGGACTGGGCGGCGGTGAGAAAAAACTCCTCGTGCTGACGGGCGTCGAGCGGGAAGCCGGTTAAGTGGCCGGCGCCGAGGGCATAGACCACCGGAATCATGCCCACGAGCAAGGTCCACTGGTTGATTTTGTCGCTAACCAAAGCCCCGAGGGCGGCCGTGGGGCGATTATTGAGCACGAAGAGCACCACCAGCACCACTTCGGGCACCTCGCTGGCGAAGGGCGCTACCCACTGCACCAAGAGGAACTGGTTCACGCCGAGGGCGCGGCCGGCGGCCAGCAGGGCTTCGGCGAAGGGCTCGGCGGCCATGACGATGACGGCCACGGCCACCACTGTTAGTCCGCCCATAATCAGCCACTGCTGGTGAACCGGTAGAGTGGCCAGGGCGGCAGCCAGGCCGACTTCGTCGTCATCTTCCACTTCTGCGGCTTCATCATGGTCGGCTTTGGACAGCTGGCTTATCCGCCAGAGGTAGGCAGCGAAAATGCCGACCAGGACCACGAAATCCACGAAGCCGATACTGCCCTTCCAGACGATGACGAAGGAATAGAGGCTGGCCAGGGCCAGGTAGGCGATTTCGGCCGCGTTGTCCCAGTTAAGGGCCACGGCCCGCCGGCCGCTGTGCCACCAGTAGAGCCCTACGATAAGCGGCCAGCCCGCGCCGATGAGCAGGCGGTTAGCGCCGGTCATGTTAGCGGCGGCAAAGCCGGCGTAGGCCGAGCCGGGGTGCAGGCCCGCCTGGTAGGTGTAGTACAAATCGACGGCGTACTCGGGCAGCACCGTGACCAACGCCAGCACGCCAATGACCAGGCCCTGCGAGATGTGCTCCTCGGCCGCCTCGGCACCCCACGAGAGCAGGAAGCCCGCGCCGAGGATGGCGACGAAGAAAATGGCGGCCTCCAGCACCGGGGCCACGTGGGTGCCGGTCAGGCGCAGGTAAAAGCCGGGCAGCGTCGCGGCCACGGCCAGGGCCACGTAGAGGAAGAATTTTCTCATGGGTAGGGGCGTGTAATGGCTTAAATTAGGTGGTGCCGGCGAGGGCGCGGGCTTCCTGCCAGGCGTGGCGGGCTTCCCAGAAGCAGTAGCCGGCCAGGCCCAGGCCCACGACCGTATCGGCCCACCACCAGCCCCGCCAGGCGTTCAGCCCCAGGCCCAGCAGCACGGCCCCCGCCAGGGCCGCGTCCACCAAGGTCACGCGCCCTTCGGTTTGCAGCACGGGGTTGCGCAGCTGCCGGCCGGTGCGGTGCTTGCCCCAGGCCAGGGCCAGCATGAGCACGCAGGTGAGGGCTACCCAGCCCACGCCCAACGCCGACGGCGCCGGGTGGACGGCCTGGGCCCAGCTCCAGCCGCTTTGCGCCACCAGGTACAGGCCCAGCGCCAGAAATGCCCCGCTCAGCCAGCGCAGCGCGGGTGCCTGCCGGGTGCCCCCCGTGCCGCGCAATTCCCACAGTACCACGGTCGAGGCCCCGATTTCCAGCAGCGTATCCAAGCCGAAGCCCACGAGGGCCACGGAGTGGGCCGCCGGAGCCGCCCAGGCAAGCACGGCCACCCCCAGCACGTTCCAGCCCAGGGTGGCGTGTTCCAGGGCGATGCCGCGCCGCAGCAGCGTAGATTCATTCATGAGCGCCGGAACAGAAGAGATGGGCGTGAGCGGAACAGCAAGGGGTTTCTCACCAGCGCAAGAACTGACCGGGACTTACCCACCGCCTTAATCGGGGTTGCGTTACTAAGTAGGCAAACAATGACGGTAAGGCGCTACATAGCGTGGTGTTAAAGGGGAATTCTCCGAATTCGTAGTTAAATGGCGCGGCTGCTCCTGATGAGGCTTAAATAGGGCTTCGTAAGCAGCAAAACGTAGTAATCTTACAGGCTATTTGAAGTTTAATAATGGGTTGAATCTTAGCTATCAGCGACTAATGAATACTCTCCCCGACGTTAAAGGCATTGCCAAACAGTACATAAATCTGTCCAATGCGGTGGATTATAACAGCATGGCGGACCTCTTTGCAGAGGAGGCTGAGTGGATACCTATCTCTCCTATAGAACCTCGTACTGGCCGGGAAGCGATTCGGGCTGGCTATCTTGCCCACGTAAAAAGTAAAAATCGGCTTATCATCAATGCCCGCTACTATGCGGATGGCTTGACCTGTGTGGTCGAGTTTGAAGTGCAGCTCGAAGCAGGCGAAATCGCGTCAATAGTGGATATTTTCACGTTTAACGAACGCGGAGAAATTAGCCGGCTAGCTATCTACAAGCGATAGGTAATCCGTTTTGAAATGGAAAGATTTCCTTTTTTATTCGACACTACCATCGTTTTTGTGCTCCTTTTCCTTCGAGCACCGCGAGGCTTGGCAACCGCAGAATCCTCAAGCTACCCATTGACGAAAAATTTGTTGAACAGACTTATAGGTGCTTGCCTTGATTCTTTGTCTACTTACCAACGCTAACCCCTAATTGAACTAGTCGCCGTCGCTCTTTTCACCACTGCCCTTGTCTTGCTGGGCCTGTAGATAAAAGGCCCCGTTAACCACGATTTGAGCGTTGGCGGGCAGCTTATCGACCGGCGTCACGGCGGTGAAGCCCTTGGCGGCGGCCCCGGTGCGCACCTCGTGCTTTTCGTAGATGTACTCGTTGCCCGTGTCCTCGTGGCGGGTTTTGACCAGCGTATAGAGGTAGCTGGCCTCGCCTTCGGGCACGATGGCCGCGTCGGGCACGGTGGCCACGGCGGCGGGCGCGGCGGTCGGGTCCACGTCGATGACAGCGTTGACGAACAGGCCGGGCAGCAGCTGCTCGTTGCGGTTGGCTTCGATGAGCGCACGCACCTTCACGGTTTTGGTGGCGGCGTTAAAGGCCGGGTCGATGTAGGACACCTTGGCCTTGGTAGCGGGCAGACCGGGCAGGCTGGGAAAGGTGACGTGCACGGCCTGGCCCACGCGCACCTTGCCGAAATCCTGCTCGAACACTTGCAACTCCACGAACAGCCGGTGGGTGTCTAGCACCTCAAACAACGGGCCCGCCGGCGAAACCGAGGCCCCGAGGGCTAGCCCCGGCTGGTAGCGCAGGCGCCCGGCGAGTGGCGACTTAACCGGAATGCGGCTCACGAGGCGGCCAGCGCGCAGCGGCCCCAGGGCAATGCCCAGGGTGGTGAGCCGGCTTTCCAGGCTGCGCAGGGTGGCGCGGGCGGCGTTGTAGTTGGCGGCGGTCTGCTGCACGTTCTTGGCCACGCCCACCTGCTCGGCCAACAAGGCCTTCTGACGGTGGTAGTCGGCTTCGAGAAACACGAACTGGTCGCGCTGGGTGAGGTAGTCCTGCTGGAGCTGCACGAAATCCGGGTTTTCCAGTTCGGCCAGCACCTGGCCCTGGCGCACGGCCTGGCCCTCGGTGACGGGCAGGGCGCGGATGATGCCGCCTTGGTAGGCGCTCACGCTGGCCCGGCGCTGCGGCGGCAGGCTGAGCGAGCCGGTGGCCTTGACCACGTTGCTCACGTCCTGGGTGGTGAAGCGGCCCAGCCGGAGATTAATAGCCCGCACCTGGTTTTCGGACAGTTGCACCTGGTTGGGGTCCAGCGGCGGGTCGGCGGCTTTGGCGGCCGCGGGTGCTTTGTTGTCGCCGTCGTCGGCGTCTTTTTGGCCGCAGCCGGCCAGTAGCAGCGAACAAATGAGCAAGCGGCCCATGGTGGAATAGGTAAACGTCATGGCAAGGGGGCGGCTGCCGGCGCTAGTAGCGACCGAGCAGGTAGGTCAGGGTGATGATGCTTTGGTTGTAGCCGTTCAGCGCGTCGAGGTACTGGCCGCGGATACCGTAGGCCTGCGTGAGGGCCGCCACGTACTCCACGTAGCCCACCTCCCCGGCGCGGTAGCTCTTTTCGGCCACGCGCACGATTTCGCGGGCCTGTCCCAGCCCCGCGCTTTCGTAGTAGCGTAGCGCCTCGTCGGCTTTGCTCACTGCCTGCACCTGCTGAATAAAGGCCGTTTGCACGTTATTACGGGTGTTGGCCAGGTCGGCCTCGGCCACCCGGATGGCCAGCTCCCCGGCCTGGGCGCGGCTGCGCTGGGCGCGGGAGAAGAGGGGCACGTTGATAGCCACGCCGTAGCCATAGTAGCCGCCTTCCCCGGCCTGGGTCTGCTGGTTGTAGGCGGCCGAGAAGTCGGGCAGGTTGCGGGCTTTGAGCACGCGCTGCTGGGCCTGGGCCACCACGAGCTGCTGCTGAAAAAGGGCGAGGGTCGGGTTGTCACGGGCCAGGGTCGTATCGGTCAGGGCCGGGGGCAGCGGCAGCTTACGCAAGGCGTCGGCGGGCAGGGCGACGGCCTGAGGAGCCCCGAGCACGCGCTGGAGTTCACGGTCGAAGATGCGGCGGTCGGCCTCGGCCTGGCGGTGGGC
Coding sequences:
- a CDS encoding efflux RND transporter periplasmic adaptor subunit, which translates into the protein MTFTYSTMGRLLICSLLLAGCGQKDADDGDNKAPAAAKAADPPLDPNQVQLSENQVRAINLRLGRFTTQDVSNVVKATGSLSLPPQRRASVSAYQGGIIRALPVTEGQAVRQGQVLAELENPDFVQLQQDYLTQRDQFVFLEADYHRQKALLAEQVGVAKNVQQTAANYNAARATLRSLESRLTTLGIALGPLRAGRLVSRIPVKSPLAGRLRYQPGLALGASVSPAGPLFEVLDTHRLFVELQVFEQDFGKVRVGQAVHVTFPSLPGLPATKAKVSYIDPAFNAATKTVKVRALIEANRNEQLLPGLFVNAVIDVDPTAAPAAVATVPDAAIVPEGEASYLYTLVKTRHEDTGNEYIYEKHEVRTGAAAKGFTAVTPVDKLPANAQIVVNGAFYLQAQQDKGSGEKSDGD
- a CDS encoding cation transporter, encoding MNESTLLRRGIALEHATLGWNVLGVAVLAWAAPAAHSVALVGFGLDTLLEIGASTVVLWELRGTGGTRQAPALRWLSGAFLALGLYLVAQSGWSWAQAVHPAPSALGVGWVALTCVLMLALAWGKHRTGRQLRNPVLQTEGRVTLVDAALAGAVLLGLGLNAWRGWWWADTVVGLGLAGYCFWEARHAWQEARALAGTT
- a CDS encoding TolC family protein codes for the protein MQTTGLVLLLALSSWLLPTRSYGQTQPGPTPLTLDAALNQALRSNPGIQSANFSVQQQQALLGTAVEPGRTSFSYSYDNNAVLLGNKTYGVAQSFEFPTVYTRQAKALRQQVALSERTRALTQAGLRRDVQAAYYQLAYGQARLRLLTNQDSLYRDFARAAAVRYRLGEAAYLEQVSAAARAREVEVAHRQAEADRRIFDRELQRVLGAPQAVALPADALRKLPLPPALTDTTLARDNPTLALFQQQLVVAQAQQRVLKARNLPDFSAAYNQQTQAGEGGYYGYGVAINVPLFSRAQRSRAQAGELAIRVAEADLANTRNNVQTAFIQQVQAVSKADEALRYYESAGLGQAREIVRVAEKSYRAGEVGYVEYVAALTQAYGIRGQYLDALNGYNQSIITLTYLLGRY
- a CDS encoding sodium:proton exchanger, producing MRKFFLYVALAVAATLPGFYLRLTGTHVAPVLEAAIFFVAILGAGFLLSWGAEAAEEHISQGLVIGVLALVTVLPEYAVDLYYTYQAGLHPGSAYAGFAAANMTGANRLLIGAGWPLIVGLYWWHSGRRAVALNWDNAAEIAYLALASLYSFVIVWKGSIGFVDFVVLVGIFAAYLWRISQLSKADHDEAAEVEDDDEVGLAAALATLPVHQQWLIMGGLTVVAVAVIVMAAEPFAEALLAAGRALGVNQFLLVQWVAPFASEVPEVVLVVLFVLNNRPTAALGALVSDKINQWTLLVGMIPVVYALGAGHLTGFPLDARQHEEFFLTAAQSLFAVALLLRLRLSLTSAAILLVLFGGQFVLAWVFQHDEARSVRLLAGMGWGYIALAAGLFWWNRAGLVQYVRVGLLARAARQPRPLTGPAKH
- a CDS encoding nuclear transport factor 2 family protein; the protein is MNTLPDVKGIAKQYINLSNAVDYNSMADLFAEEAEWIPISPIEPRTGREAIRAGYLAHVKSKNRLIINARYYADGLTCVVEFEVQLEAGEIASIVDIFTFNERGEISRLAIYKR